The nucleotide sequence TGttcaataaataatatgaaaaaactCAACTGTACACTAAACACAAGTGACACTTAATCAGACTGAAGACAGCAAAATAGATTTCaactgtgccttttttttttactttgttaataaaaagtaaaattctGTCACCTGACAAAATCTGGAGATCTGGAGATGACATGCTGAAATTCGGAGAGATTGACTGTGCCGTCCTTATCAATGTCTGACTCCTCCAGGATCTGCACAGAGACATGTGTTTTGTTAGTGAAGTTGATCTGGCAGCTGTCTCTCACCGATGTGATGTACACACTCACATTGCCTATGAGCTGTTTCATCTCCTCTCCCGTCAGACGGGTGTCGTCCGTCTCTCCAGTCAGAGAGTTCACCAGCTTCTCCAGGTCTCTAGCATCAAGAGTCCCGTCATCGTCAAAGTCTGCAGCATAACAAGTGTTTACAATGAATGCGTTTGATTTCACTGTTGTGTTAAACGTCAGTATAGAGGACAATCTATCTACTACCAAAGATTCGGAAAGCGTAGTGGGACTTGATTTCCAGGGTCGCCGAATCGCTGAAGGCACTCAAGAGGTCCAGGAAATCCTCAAAGCTCAAGCTGCCATCCTTCAGGTCAGAGGTCGAGAAGACCTGACATATCCTTTTCCGGAAGGGGTTGGACTGTGACAGCCAACAAAaacacagaatatatatattatatatacagaaGTCACAATATATACAGCTGGATCTGGAAGGATTAGAAGGTATTAGCTTTAAACATTAGGGTTTTTGCATTGTGACTGCAGT is from Carassius carassius chromosome 43, fCarCar2.1, whole genome shotgun sequence and encodes:
- the cib1 gene encoding calcium and integrin-binding protein 1, with amino-acid sequence MGGTSSKLSKDLLSEYQELTFLTKQEILMAHKIFSELQDKENGPYSARVSMEKVFTLPELKSNPFRKRICQVFSTSDLKDGSLSFEDFLDLLSAFSDSATLEIKSHYAFRIFDFDDDGTLDARDLEKLVNSLTGETDDTRLTGEEMKQLIGNILEESDIDKDGTVNLSEFQHVISRSPDFVSSFKIVM